The following DNA comes from Corynebacterium atrinae.
CCGCTGCCGAAAACAGCCGGGCTCTTAACCAGCCGCCGTACTACGTCGTCGCTGCTGATCCGGACACCCAAAAGTCCAGCTTCCAGCTCATCACGCCCTTCCGTGGCCTTAACCGCCAGTTCCTGGCCGCGCACATGGCTGTGAGCTCCGATCCGGAGACCTACGGTCGCATCACCGTCCGCGTGCTGCCGACCAACACTCAGAAGCAGGGCCCCAAGCAGGCCCAGGATGCCCTGGAATCCTCCGACCAGGTCGCACGTGACCGCGCCCTGTGGCAGGACACCAACGACCTGCACTTCGGTAACCTGCTGACCTTGCCGGTGGGTGGCGGCGAGATCCTCTACGCGGAGCCGATCTACTCGCAGCGTAAGGATCAAGAGTCCGCCTTCCCGAAGCTCCTGCGCATGCTCGTCTCCTACAAGGGCCGCGTAGGATACGCGCCGACCATCGCCGAGGCACTGTCTCAGGTGGGCATCGATCCGAGTGCCGCTCAGGACATTGAAGTTGTCGACGGCGGTGACTCCGGCAGCACTCCGACCCCACCGACCACGGAGGAGGGCTCCACGCCTGACAGCACGCCAACGACGACTCCGACCCCGCCAGCCAGCGGAACGGGTGCCGAGGGTGAAGCAATCGCCAGGATCAACCAGGCCCTGAGCGACGTCGAAAAGGCCCGCACCGGATCTCACGAGGAATACGGTCGAGCTCTAGATAAGTTGGACGAAGCAGTGAAGAACTACCAGTCCCTCACCGGCGGCCAATAATCGCCAGTGACCTTGCGATTTGGGTTCCCCCCTGCGTCTGGGTATAGTTTCATCTTGTCGCCGAGACAGCCTGTTAAAACAGAGAAGTCACGGCGAGGTGAAATTGAATATCACCCGACGCGGGGTGGAGCAGCTCGGTAGCTCGCTGGGCTCATAACCCAGAGGTCGTAGGTTCGAATCCTGCCCCCGCTACCAATTCACCAGAAACCCTCTCAACTTCGGTTGAGAGGGTTTCTGCGTTGTCGGCCCCGGGCGATGTCGCAAGGGGCACCAAAAGGGCAATTCGAGTTCACCCATTAATCGAGTGGCGGGATCCGGGCACTCGATTAATGGGTGAAGTCATATCGCACTTTTGGGTCCAGGGGCCGACCCATCCTTGCTGCGTCCCCATGGAGTGGTGGTTGTCGGTAGCAACCTGATTTTCGTAGCCGGTGAGCTGTACTTCTGTTGCGTCATCCGACCTCTACTTGAGGAAGTAGATCGGAACAAGACATAGGGCACTTCACTTCAGCACCCGCTGAGTCGGCGAAACCCGCACTTCCTAACAACTTGGCGGGTTAGGAAGGGGGATTGACCCCAGAGTTGTTAGGAAGTGCGGATTTTGGGCCCCCTCGTGAGGGCCACGTCCTCACTTCTGTCCGAGGTAGACCTCGGTGACATAGGGGATTGTCAGCTGGCCGTCGGCATCGCTCCATTCTGCCGTTGGTGCTTCGAGGGCAGCGGTGTACTCAGCTCCGTGGGTGTGCAGGGCTGCTTGTGATTGGGTGGAGGAGGCGCTCATTCCCATGAATTGCTCTGGCGTCTTCTTTTGGCTCCAGTGGAATTGCTTGAGGTTCGCCGTGGGGAAGGTCGTGAGCAACTCGGCCTGAATGTCGATCTTCCGGTAGTCGCGCTGGTACCCGGGTGACCAGGTCTCGAGGAGGGTCTCGTAGGCATCCGCGAAGCCGCCGGAGTGGTAGTCGCGGTTGTTTTGCATGATGGCCAAGCCGCCGTGCGTGCTCAGCGCCGCGTATGCCTCCGTGAGGAAGCGTTCCCGGTCCAACCACTGATAAGACTGCCCGGCGGTGATGAGGTCCACGGGGCTAAGAGTCGATAGCAGCGCCTCGGCTTCGCCTTGGATCCACTCGAGATTGGGGAACTTCCTGGTGCCCACCTGAATCATGTCGTGGGAGTAGTCGATGCCGACGACTCGGCAGTCGGCGGGCAGGAGGGGGAGGAGTCCTTCAAGGACTATTCCGGTTCCGGCACCGACGTCGACGACGGTAGCGGCGGAGCCGAGGTCACACTCGGAGGAAATCCACTCGAAAGCGAAACGGGGGTAGCGGGGGCGTTCGCGGTCATAGTCCTCGGCTAGTCCATCGAAGGGACAAGCGGTGCTCATGGGTGAGGTCCTTCCACTGTCATGTCTAAAGCGTTGACTCCTTCGAGCCTATTCCCCGGATGCATCCTGGGAGACGGATAACCATTTGGACACGGTTGGGATTTCGGACGTCGGGGAGGGGGTGGGCGTGGCATGATGACGGCAGAAAGTTTCCGGGTACGACAAGAGAAGAGAATCCCCCACAATGCGACGGCTGTCCCGCGTTCGAAGTGTTTTGATGTCCACAGTGATGATGGGGGCGTTACTCGCGGCTGCTCCGACGTTGGCGAACGCGCAGGGAGTTGATTCGGCACAGTTTGTGGATCGCGTGCGAGCTGACTTGGCGTCGGTGGGAATACCGACGGCTCCGGTGGATAAGTCGATCACGGATGCCGTTGATAAGTCCATCGCCGATGTTGTCCCGCAGGAGTTCCTGGCGTGGAACCCGGCAGAGCCTTTTGCAGAGCCGGTGGAGGTGACCCCGGAGATCCGCGAGCGTTTCGTGTCGGAGGAATTCGTTCCCCTCGATCCGAATTACCGCTGGCAGATGGACCCGGTGTCCAAGGCCATGGCTGGTAAGCCGAACTCTGAGTTCATTCTTCATCGAGTGCCCGGCTCGTGGTTTGATGCTCCCCGCATTCCGGAGGAGTCCATGGTGGTTCAGAATCAGGATGCCTCGCTGTATGGCCCGGGAACGCCGGTGTACATCGGCGGGAACATGATGTGCACTCTCGGTGTCGTGGGTACGGACTCGGAAGGTCGAAAGGTCGGACTGACCGCGGGGCACTGCGGCAAGGCGGGGGACAAGGTCTTTTCTGCGGACTCCTGGCAGGTGGGGCCGACGGGCACCGTCGTGGCGTCGAACTACCTGCATGACTATTCCGTCATTGAGCTCGGATCCAATGCGGAGATCACCCGCAGCTACAACGGTGTCACGGTGAATTCGGTCGGCGGGCCGGTTTCTCCGGGTCAGTTGCTGTGCAAGCAGGGCGTGGCCACGGGCAACACCTGTGGCAATGTGTGGAGCGCCGATTCGTACACCCAGATCTCTCAGGTGTGCGCGATGATGGGTGATTCCGGTGGGCCGGTCATGGCGGGCGATCGGATGGTTGGCATGATTTCGGGCGGGTCGTTGCCCTTCCCGGAGCTGGCTTGCCGCACCCCGTTGCAGGGCCCGCTGTTCATGCCGACGGTGTCCACCTCGATGGACACCGTCGTGCAGGATCTCGACGCCCGTGGGGGCGTGGGAGCTGGGTTCCAGCTCGCGGAGTAATTAGCGCAAGGTAGATAGGACGGCGCCGTGCAGCAGCCCATTGGTTGCCACGGCGTCGCCGCCGTGGGGGCCGTCCTCGCCAGTTAGTGACGTAAATCGGCCGCCGGCCTCGGTGACCAAGATGGCCAGGGGGGCCAAGTCCCAGAGGGACACTTCGGGCTCGGCAGCAATATCGACGGCGCCCTCGGCTACGAGGCAGTAGGAGAAGAAGTCGCCGAAGCCGCGCAGCCGCCACGTCTTCTCCGACAGCGAGTAAAAGTTGTCCCTTAAGCCGCGTTCGTCCCAGCCGGCGAGGGAGGAAAACGACACGGAGGCGTCGGAAAGCTGGGTGACGCCGGAGACGGACAGTTTCTTGGGGGAGCCACCGTTGAACGTGCGCCACGCGCCGGATTCTTCGGCGGCGTACCAGCGGCGCGTGAGCGCCGGGGCGGAGATGACGCCGACGACGGGGCGGCCGTCGACAAGCAAGGCAATGAGCGTGGCCCACACGGGCACGCCGCGGACGAAGTTCTTTGTGCCGTCGATGGGATCGATGATCCACTGGCGGCCCTCGAAGGTGACGTCGCCGCCGAATTCCTCGCCGAGGATCGCATCGGAGGGCCTGGAAGCAGCCAACTTGGTGCGCAGGAGTTCCTCGCAGGCGAGGTCGGCATCGGAGACCGGAGTGAGATCGGGCTTGGAGTCGACGCGGAGGTCGGTGGCCTCGAAGCGATCGAGGGTCAAGGCATCGGCGAGATCCGCGAGTTCGAGGGCTAAAGCGAGGTCATCGGCGTAACTGCTCATGCTGACATCCTAGCCAGCGCCGCCGTAGCCTGCTCCACTGCCAGCGTGTTTCCCGCCACGCACCACGTGACTCCACCGGCCTCGACCTTGATGCCGATGCCGCCGGCGCCCTCCACGAGGGCCTTGCCGGGCAGCCAATCCCAATCGGCGACGGAATGTTGGATCCATACCCCGAGCGAACCATCGGCCACCGATGCGAGGTCGACGGACCCCGCCCCGAACATGCGCAAGGTGGCGAACTCGGTGGCCACGCTCACCCACGCCGCGCGGACCGCTTCCTGCGCCAAGAAGGTGGGGTGCAGGTAGGTGGCCAGGCTCAGCTGTGCGGCGGGCTGGGCGTTGAGCTTATCGACGCCCGCCCCATCCCGGGTCGTCGCAATCCCCGGGCCGCCGAACCAGGTGTAGCCCATCGCGGGGCGGTGAACCGCCCCGAAAAGGAGAGCCTCCGGCTGCGAGGGGTCACCTTCGACGAGCGCGAGGGCGGAGCACCAGTAGTCCGAGCCTGAGGTGAAGTTATAGGTACCGTCCACGGGGTCAACCACCCAGGTCCGCCCTGATGCGGACTCCCGGGCCGCTCCCTCCTCGCCGAGCACACCATCCTCGGGGCGCAGGATCTCCAGCACTCCCGCGACGAAATCCTCCGCCGCCCGGTCCGCTGCTGTGACCACGTCCGAGACGGAGGTTTTCTGCTCGCTTTCCACCCCTTGCTCCCGCATCCGCCAGGCCAACCGGCCGGCGTTGTAGACCAGGGCCTGCGCCAGGGCTTCATCGGAATCCGTCTCGTGGGCGACGGCAAAGGTCTTGGTGATGGCGGCGATCATGTCTTCAAGCGTGGTAGCTGGTTGAGTCATGGGGTCCATTGTGCCTCTTGAGGCCCAGACTGTCCGGGTAGAGTGGGTGAATGTTAATGAACATCATTGGCTTGTTGACCATAGTGGTGCTCTTCGGTGTTCCGCAGATCGTCGGCATGGCCTTCGCCGGAAACGCCAGGCGCGCGTGGAAAGCCCGCGGCCTCGGCATCGCAGGCGGAGTGATCATCTGGTTCGCCACGATGTGGACGATGCTCAATGGAGGTGAATACCACCCGCTGCAGATCGTCGCCTGCGCGATTGCTTCCATCACCCTGGTGGTGTGGTTGACCCTCAAGGTATCGGGCAAAGCGCTGGTGGGGGCGTGGGCAACCTCCTTCGGCCTCGGCATCGGGTTCTTCATCACGGCGGTCCTGCCGGACGAAACGGGGCAAGCCGCCATGGGACTGTTCATGCTCAATGCCGGAACTGCCGCGGGCCTGTTTTTGGTAGCGCTGATCGCACGATTGCCCCGCCAACTGCGCAACGTAGACTAACGGGTTATGCGACCGGAAATATCTGCTGCGTTGGACGACATTGATTCCACCCTCTCCACCATCGAAAAGGTGATGGACCCGGAGGAGATGTCCGCCCGGGTGAGGGAATTGGAGCAGCAAGCAGCTGACCCGTCGTTGTGGGACGATCCAGAGCACGCTCAGACGGTGACCTCGGAGCTTTCCTCCGTCCAGGGCAAGCTGCGCAAGCTCACCGAGCTGCGCCAGCGCCTCGATGATCTGCCAATCATGTACGAACTCGCCGAGGAAGAGGGCGAGGATGACGGCTCGGTCGATGAGGAGCTTGAGGAGCTGCGCGCCCAGGTCGAAGCCCTTGAGGTGACGACGATGCTGTCGGGGGAGTATGACCAGCGCGAAGCCGTGATCAACATCCGCTCCGGCGCTGGTGGCGTTGATGCCGCGGATTGGGCGGAAATGCTCATGCGCATGTACACCCGATGGGCGGAGAAGAACGGCCACAAAGTCGACGTGTACGACATTTCCTATGCTGAGGAAGCGGGCATCAAGTCCGCGACGTTCGTGGTGCACGGTGACTATATGTACGGAACGCTTTCTGTCGAGCAGGGTGCGCACCGTCTCGTCCGCATTAGCCCGTTTGATAACCAGGGCCGTCGCCAAACCTCGTTCGCCGAGGTTGAGGTTCTACCCGTGGTCGAGCAAACCGACTCGATCGAGATCGCCGATTCGGAGATCCGCGTCGATGTTTACCGCTCCTCCGGACCTGGTGGCCAGTCCGTG
Coding sequences within:
- a CDS encoding class I SAM-dependent methyltransferase, coding for MSTACPFDGLAEDYDRERPRYPRFAFEWISSECDLGSAATVVDVGAGTGIVLEGLLPLLPADCRVVGIDYSHDMIQVGTRKFPNLEWIQGEAEALLSTLSPVDLITAGQSYQWLDRERFLTEAYAALSTHGGLAIMQNNRDYHSGGFADAYETLLETWSPGYQRDYRKIDIQAELLTTFPTANLKQFHWSQKKTPEQFMGMSASSTQSQAALHTHGAEYTAALEAPTAEWSDADGQLTIPYVTEVYLGQK
- a CDS encoding S1 family peptidase, whose amino-acid sequence is MRRLSRVRSVLMSTVMMGALLAAAPTLANAQGVDSAQFVDRVRADLASVGIPTAPVDKSITDAVDKSIADVVPQEFLAWNPAEPFAEPVEVTPEIRERFVSEEFVPLDPNYRWQMDPVSKAMAGKPNSEFILHRVPGSWFDAPRIPEESMVVQNQDASLYGPGTPVYIGGNMMCTLGVVGTDSEGRKVGLTAGHCGKAGDKVFSADSWQVGPTGTVVASNYLHDYSVIELGSNAEITRSYNGVTVNSVGGPVSPGQLLCKQGVATGNTCGNVWSADSYTQISQVCAMMGDSGGPVMAGDRMVGMISGGSLPFPELACRTPLQGPLFMPTVSTSMDTVVQDLDARGGVGAGFQLAE
- the hisN gene encoding histidinol-phosphatase yields the protein MSSYADDLALALELADLADALTLDRFEATDLRVDSKPDLTPVSDADLACEELLRTKLAASRPSDAILGEEFGGDVTFEGRQWIIDPIDGTKNFVRGVPVWATLIALLVDGRPVVGVISAPALTRRWYAAEESGAWRTFNGGSPKKLSVSGVTQLSDASVSFSSLAGWDERGLRDNFYSLSEKTWRLRGFGDFFSYCLVAEGAVDIAAEPEVSLWDLAPLAILVTEAGGRFTSLTGEDGPHGGDAVATNGLLHGAVLSTLR
- a CDS encoding inositol monophosphatase family protein, which produces MTQPATTLEDMIAAITKTFAVAHETDSDEALAQALVYNAGRLAWRMREQGVESEQKTSVSDVVTAADRAAEDFVAGVLEILRPEDGVLGEEGAARESASGRTWVVDPVDGTYNFTSGSDYWCSALALVEGDPSQPEALLFGAVHRPAMGYTWFGGPGIATTRDGAGVDKLNAQPAAQLSLATYLHPTFLAQEAVRAAWVSVATEFATLRMFGAGSVDLASVADGSLGVWIQHSVADWDWLPGKALVEGAGGIGIKVEAGGVTWCVAGNTLAVEQATAALARMSA
- the prfB gene encoding peptide chain release factor 2, yielding MRPEISAALDDIDSTLSTIEKVMDPEEMSARVRELEQQAADPSLWDDPEHAQTVTSELSSVQGKLRKLTELRQRLDDLPIMYELAEEEGEDDGSVDEELEELRAQVEALEVTTMLSGEYDQREAVINIRSGAGGVDAADWAEMLMRMYTRWAEKNGHKVDVYDISYAEEAGIKSATFVVHGDYMYGTLSVEQGAHRLVRISPFDNQGRRQTSFAEVEVLPVVEQTDSIEIADSEIRVDVYRSSGPGGQSVNTTDSAVRLTHIPTGIVVTCQNEKSQIQNKASAMRVLQAKLLERKRQEERAEMDALGAGGNASWGNQMRSYVLHPYQMVKDLRNNFEVNDPTKVLDGDIDGFLEAGIRWRMAEQQDA